One genomic region from Flagellimonas oceani encodes:
- a CDS encoding fibronectin type III domain-containing protein, which produces MKKINQLLIVFCLGLMGLTAQTEPQILVQPYLQDAEPNSIVIMWETTSGEESIVEWGTTEKLGKKTSGKAEDINFSDSRVHTVKLEGLKRFTEYYYRVKTGKAKSDIFQFKTPPFSSDQESFNIVAMSDMQYDGQHPNKFSEIVNQGVLQYLEKEHGGKLPNNLAMVMIPGDLVATGSKYQQWKEHFFDPAQKLFAEVPVYPVLGNHEKNSVFYFKYFNLPENGTPAYAEHWWYKDYGNTRIIGLNSNDGYRDLREQYEWLEQVLADTEKNDDIDFVFAQLHHPHKSELWIPGEEESTGKVVKMLEAFSTKTGKPSIHFFGHTHGYSRGQSRDHKHLWVNVASAGGAIDNWGEFEGRDYDEFTVTQDEYGFVMVEVDGNRNDPKFTIKRISQGNNIKGRDNELTDSITIWRLEKKPNVPTVVSPANNEIVTTEFTTLKAGEFSSSLNGVFHAASHWQVSENPDFDKLTLDSWKQFENWYYKENRQKDDDLTDEETKRLKPNTTYYWRVRYRDQNLNWSDWSEIASFKTPQENEK; this is translated from the coding sequence ATGAAAAAAATAAACCAACTGCTAATTGTATTTTGCTTGGGTTTGATGGGGCTTACCGCCCAGACCGAGCCCCAAATTTTAGTGCAACCCTATCTTCAAGATGCCGAACCGAACTCCATCGTGATCATGTGGGAGACCACAAGCGGTGAAGAAAGCATCGTAGAATGGGGAACTACGGAAAAACTGGGCAAAAAAACATCCGGCAAAGCCGAGGACATCAATTTCTCGGATTCACGGGTGCATACCGTAAAATTGGAAGGCTTAAAACGATTTACGGAATATTATTACCGTGTGAAAACCGGTAAGGCCAAATCCGATATCTTTCAGTTCAAGACCCCGCCCTTCTCCAGTGATCAGGAATCGTTCAATATTGTTGCCATGAGCGATATGCAGTACGATGGCCAGCATCCGAACAAGTTTTCGGAAATCGTAAATCAAGGCGTGCTTCAATACCTCGAAAAAGAACATGGCGGTAAATTGCCCAACAATCTGGCCATGGTGATGATACCGGGTGATTTGGTCGCTACGGGCAGTAAATATCAACAATGGAAGGAACATTTTTTTGACCCCGCTCAAAAATTATTTGCTGAGGTGCCTGTCTATCCCGTTTTGGGAAACCACGAAAAAAATTCTGTTTTCTACTTCAAATATTTTAACCTTCCCGAAAATGGAACCCCGGCCTATGCCGAGCATTGGTGGTACAAGGATTATGGCAATACCCGCATTATTGGTCTAAATTCCAACGACGGCTACCGCGACCTTCGGGAACAATACGAATGGTTGGAACAAGTACTGGCCGATACCGAAAAGAACGATGATATCGATTTTGTGTTCGCGCAGCTTCACCATCCACATAAATCGGAACTTTGGATTCCCGGTGAGGAAGAATCAACAGGAAAGGTGGTCAAGATGTTGGAAGCGTTCTCTACCAAAACTGGCAAGCCGAGCATCCATTTTTTTGGACATACGCACGGCTATTCCCGAGGGCAATCCAGAGATCACAAACATTTGTGGGTCAATGTGGCCTCGGCAGGTGGAGCCATTGACAATTGGGGTGAGTTTGAAGGCAGGGACTATGACGAGTTTACCGTTACCCAAGACGAGTACGGTTTTGTGATGGTAGAGGTGGACGGAAACCGGAACGACCCAAAATTCACCATCAAAAGAATAAGTCAAGGAAACAACATTAAGGGAAGGGACAATGAACTTACCGACAGTATCACCATTTGGCGATTGGAAAAAAAGCCCAATGTCCCAACAGTGGTTTCCCCAGCCAACAATGAAATAGTGACCACCGAATTTACTACTTTGAAAGCCGGTGAGTTTTCAAGCTCCCTAAATGGTGTATTCCACGCCGCATCACATTGGCAGGTTTCGGAAAATCCTGATTTTGATAAGTTGACCTTGGATAGTTGGAAACAATTCGAAAACTGGTATTACAAGGAAAATCGTCAAAAAGACGACGATTTGACCGATGAAGAAACCAAACGATTAAAACCCAACACCACCTATTATTGGAGGGTTCGTTACCGTGACCAAAACCTCAATTGGAGCGATTGGTCCGAAATAGCATCATTTAAAACACCACAGGAAAATGAAAAATAG